The following proteins are co-located in the Dromiciops gliroides isolate mDroGli1 chromosome 2, mDroGli1.pri, whole genome shotgun sequence genome:
- the LOC122742163 gene encoding dipeptidase 2-like encodes MRLMPPLALEGTFLGTEKAWRLLLLLLLLRVGMAPSHDSELRERAQALMRAYPLIDGHNDLPGILRWFHQNKLKYLDLRTFNKSQTNIQKLQAGMVGAQFWSAYVPCQTQDKDALRLTLEQIDVIKRMCNAYEELEFVTSAQELKESQKLACLIGVEGGHSIDGSLAVLRAFYELGVRYMTLTHFCNTPWAQSSTMGLHHSYEHVRGLSGFGEKVIKEMNRLGMMVDLSHTSDATAREAMIFSQAPVIFSHSSAFSICNDSRNVPDSLLKQLKRNGGIVMVTLSVGVIQCNLLANISTVADHFDYIKKIIGAEFMGIGGDYDGVGKFPQGLEDVSKYPALIEELLRRGWSEKELQGLLRDNLLRVFQKVEQVRQESKNQSPNEDMLSEVTIDNQCRSTFQQLASLKPLWNGQPLLSPALHLATFALVLMSSVGQLFP; translated from the exons ATGCGGCTGATGCCTCCCCTGGCTTTAGAGGGCACCTTTCTGGGCACAGAGAAGGCAtggaggctgctgctgctgctgcttctcctcaGGGTGGGCATGGCCCCCAGCCATGACTCTGAGCTAAGAGAGAGGGCCCAGGCCCTCATGAGAGCCTACCCGCTCATCGATGG CCACAATGACTTACCGGGAATTCTGAGATGGTTTCATCAGAATAAACTCAAGTACCTCGACTTGAGAACTTTCAACAAGAGCCAAACCAACATCCAGAAGCTTCAGGCAGGGATGGTGGGAGCCCAG TTCTGGTCGGCCTACGTCCCCTGCCAAACTCAGGACAAAGATGCCTTGCGCCTAACCCTGGAGCAGATCGATGTCATCAAGCGGATGTGCAATGCTTATGAGGAACTGGAGTTCGTGACCTCAGCCCAAG AGCTGAAGGAGAGCCAGAAGCTGGCTTGCCTGATTGGGGTGGAGGGTGGTCACTCTATTGATGGAAGCCTGGCCGTCTTGAGAGCATTTTATGAACTAGGCGTGCGCTATATGACTCTGACACACTTCTGTAACACCCCCTG GGCCCAGAGCTCCACCATGGGCCTGCATCACTCTTATGAACATGTGAGAGGACTAAGTGGCTTTGGTGAG AAAGTGATAAAAGAAATGAACCGTCTGGGCATGATGGTGGACCTCTCCCACACGTCTGATGCCACGGCCAGAGAAGCAATGATTTTCTCTCAGGCTCCGGTGATCTTCTCTCACTCATCTGCCTTCTCCATTTGCAATGACTCAAGGAATGTTCCAGACAGCCTCCTGAAGCAGTTG aaaagaaatggaggcattGTGATGGTGACCTTGTCTGTAGGCGTGATTCAGTGTAACCTGCTGGCCAATATCTCCACAGTAGCAG atcactttgattatataaagaaGATTATAGGAGCTGAATTCATGGGGATTGGAGGAGACTATGATGGTGTCGGCAA GTTTCCACAAGGCCTCGAAGATGTCTCCAAATATCCTGCTTTGATTGAAGAGTTGCTGAGGCGGGGCTGGAGTGAGAAGGAACTGCAGGGCCTGCTTCGAGACAACCTCCTGAGGGTCTTTCAGAAAGTGGAACAG GTGCGGCAAGAGAGCAAGAACCAGAGTCCCAACGAAGACATGCTCTCTGAAGTAACAATAGATAATCAGTGCCGTTCAACTTTCCAGCAGCTGGCATCGCTGAAGCCACTTTGGAATGGGCAGCCCCTCCTGAGCCCAGCCCTGCACCTCGCCACCTTTGCCCTTGTCCTCATGTCCTCAGTGGGGCAGCTCTTCCCCTGA